From a single Lolium rigidum isolate FL_2022 chromosome 7, APGP_CSIRO_Lrig_0.1, whole genome shotgun sequence genomic region:
- the LOC124669997 gene encoding DNA-directed RNA polymerases II, IV and V subunit 12, whose translation MDPQQPEPVSYLCGDCGAENTLKAGDVIQCRECGYRILYKKRTQRIVQYEAR comes from the exons ATGGATCCGCAGCAGCCGGAGCCCGTCAGCTATCTGTGCGGAG ATTGCGGAGCTGAGAACACGCTCAAGGCTGGAGATGTCATCCAGTGCCGTGAATGTGGCTACCGCATCTTGTACAAGAAACGCACCCAACGGA TTGTTCAATACGAAGCACGCTAA
- the LOC124672501 gene encoding alpha-galactosidase 2-like, with product MAEINRCGAALLPLAVALIGCSLVTAGAVTGGGSARRLLVDNGLARTPQMGWNSWNHFGCDINETVIRSTVDALVSSGLTSAGYTYVNLDDCWADNQRTKEGYMAANPDRFPSGIKALTDYVHSKGLKLGLYSSAGTRTCSNRMPGSLGHEDTDAKTFASWGVDYLKYDNCYRDDSNELVRFPRMSHALRNSGRPIFYSLCEWGYMDVATWGGSYGNSWRTTGDINDTWTSILSNIDQNDAYAKYAKPGGWNDPDMLEVGNGGLTHDEYIVHFSLWAIAKAPLIIGCDVTSISKDTLGILSNPEVIAINQDRSGIQGRRVRKYDNEIEVWAGRLSGHRKAVLLLNRGATSRRSITVTWADVGLRRGVAAEARDVWKHETLPGRFAGRLTAEVGPHSCKLFILTPVGR from the exons ATGGCGGAGATCAATCGTTGCGGCGCTGCTCTCCTGCCACTCGCCGTCGCGCTAATCGGCTGCAGCCTCGTCACCGCCGGCGCCGTGACGGGCGGCGGCAGCGCCCGCCGCCTCCTCGTCGACAACGGGCTCGCGCGGACGCCACAGATGGG ATGGAACAGCTGGAACCATTTCGGCTGCGACATCAACGAGACGGTCATCAGGAGCACCG TTGACGCGCTCGTCTCCTCCGGCCTCACAAGCGCAGGATACACATACGTCAACCTGG ATGATTGCTGGGCAGATAACCAACGGACCAAAGAG GGTTACATGGCTGCTAATCCGGACAGATTTCCGTCGGGGATTAAGGCCCTCACAGACTATGTGCACAGTAAGGGGCTTAAGCTAGGCCTGTACTCTTCAGCCGG GACGAGAACTTGCAGCAACAGGATGCCAGGATCCCTGGGTCACGAGGACACCGACGCTAAGACCTTTGCCTCATGG GGCGTGGATTACTTGAAGTACGACAACTGTTACCGTGATGACTCAAACGAGCTTGTCAG ATTTCCCAGAATGTCTCACGCATTGCGGAACTCCGGCCGTCCCATCTTCTACTCACTGTGTGAATG GGGCTACATGGACGTGGCAACATGGGGTGGCTCATACGGGAACAGCTGGAGGACAACCGGCGACATCAATGACACATGGACAAG CATACTGAGTAACATCGATCAGAACGATGCCTACGCCAAGTACGCAAAGCCAGGAGGCTGGAACG ATCCTGATATGCTCGAGGTCGGCAATGGCGGATTAACACACGACGAGTACATCGTACACTTCAGCTTGTGGGCCATTGCCAAG GCTCCTTTGATAATCGGCTGTGATGTGACGAGCATCTCCAAGGATACTTTGGGGATATTATCCAATCCAGAAGTCATCGCGATTAACCAAG ATCGTTCTGGTATCCAGGGAAGGAGAGTGAGGAAGTATGACAATGAAATCGAG GTATGGGCAGGGCGGCTCTCGGGACACAGGAAGGCGGTGCTGCTGCTGAACCGAGGTGCTACAAGCAGACGGTCGATCACCGTGACGTGGGCAGACGTCGGGCTCCGGCGAGGTGTGGCCGCTGAGGCTAGGGACGTCTGGAAG CACGAGACGCTCCCGGGCAGGTTCGCTGGCAGGCTGACGGCGGAGGTCGGGCCGCACTCGTGCAAGCTCTTCATCCTGACGCCGGTCGGCCGGTGA
- the LOC124670022 gene encoding serine carboxypeptidase 1-like, producing MKNISFFFLLLTCLAALQLHANASQEAQLRAFISSRKKTDSSTDMFKVRNIADRVASSLSTVSSVSDKEADKITGLPGQPEGADFNQYGGYVTVDEENGRALFYYLVEAPSGAAEKPLVLWLNGGPGCSSLGYGAMQELGPFRVSEDNKTLTRNVNAWNNVANVIFLESPAGVGFSYSNTSSDYDLSGDERTADDAYVFLVKWLERFPEYKDRAFYISGESFAGHYVPELAATILLHNTYNNRTIVNLQGILVGNPYLDMNRNIKGAVDYFWTHAVMSDEVYTNVTKNCDFDSVDGEWYSEPACSGALDGFQPGDIDGYNIYAPVCLEGPNGTYYSSGYLAGYDPCSDYPTNAYLNDPAVQNAFHARATKWKSCTNLHWKDAPMSMLATLKFLIESKLPVWIFSGDFDSVCPLPGTRYTIQDLALPITTSWRPWTAKEEVGGYVQQYAGGFTFLSVRGAGHMVPSFQPERALIMLSFFLQGVLPPYIGQQ from the exons ATGAAGaatatttctttcttcttcctgcttcTCACTTGCCTGGCTGCACTGCAGCTGCACGCCAATGCATCACAGGAGGCTCAGCTGAGAGCCTTCATCTCGTCCAGGAAAAAGACCGACAGTAGTACCGACATGTTTAAAGTGCGTAACATAGCTGACAGGGTTGCCAGCAGCCTGAGTACAGTGAGCTCTGTATCTGACAAGGAAGCCGACAAGATCACAGGGTTGCCTGGGCAGCCAGAGGGCGCCGACTTCAACCAGTACGGCGGGTATGTGACCGTCGACGAGGAAAATGGCCGCGCACTATTCTACTACCTCGTCGAAGCACCTTCCGGTGCTGCAGAGAAACCACTCGTTCTGTGGCTCAACGGAG GGCCAGGATGCTCGTCGCTCGGCTACGGGGCAATGCAGGAACTCGGTCCGTTCCGTGTGTCCGAAGACAACAAAACGCTCACCAGAAACGTGAACGCCTGGAACAATG TCGCTAACGTGATCTTCCTGGAGTCGCCTGCTGGTGTTGGGTTCTCCTACTCGAACACGTCTTCTGACTATGATCTCAGCGGAGACGAGAGAACGGCTGATGATGCATATGTTTTTCTGGTGAAATGGCTGGAGAGGTTCCCAGAGTACAAGGACCGTGCATTCTATATCTCCGGGGAGAGCTTCGCCGGCCACTACGTgccagagctcgccgccaccatCCTGCTCCACAACACCTACAACAACAGAACCATCGTAAACCTGCAGGGAATCCTG GTTGGGAATCCATATCTTGACATGAACAGAAATATTAAGGGGGCAGTCGACTATTTCTGGACTCACGCGGTGATGTCCGACGAGGTCTACACCAATGTGACCAAGAACTGCGACTTCGACAGCGTGGATGGGGAATGGTACTCAGAGCCAGCATGCAGTGGTGCTTTGGATGGCTTCCAACCGGGCGACATTGATGGCTACAACATTTACGCTCCAGTTTGCCTTGAAGGGCCCAATGGAACGTATTACTCCAGTGGCTAT TTAGCTGGATACGATCCATGCAGTGATTATCCTACAAACGCCTATCTCAATGATCCCGCGGTGCAGAATGCTTTCCATGCTAGAGCGACAAAGTGGAAAAGCTGCAC GAACTTGCACTGGAAAGATGCGCCAATGTCCATGCTCGCAACACTCAAATTTCTAATTGAGAGCAAACTTCCCGTTTGGATATTCAG TGGTGATTTCGACTCTGTTTGTCCGCTTCCGGGGACGAGGTATACTATCCAAGACCTTGCCCTCCCTATCACCACTTCATGGCGCCCATGGACAGCAAAGGAGGAG GTGGGAGGATATGTTCAGCAGTACGCCGGTGGATTTACATTTCTCTCTGTGAGAGGAGCTGGCCATATGGTTCCATCCTTCCAGCCCGAGAGAGCCTTGATAATGTTGAGCTTTTTCCTCCAAGGGGTGCTCCCACCATACATCGGACAACAGTGA